The following are from one region of the Segatella oris genome:
- a CDS encoding cupin domain-containing protein codes for MIIDFKDIAEVRINGFKGGQGELDTRNFADEKVKIMKSILKPGASSGLHTHEGNCEVMYILKGELTYHYDGKTEVAHAGQVHYCPMNHNHYFENLTTEDAEYLAIVPEHH; via the coding sequence ATGATTATTGATTTCAAAGATATAGCTGAAGTGAGGATTAACGGCTTCAAGGGCGGACAAGGCGAACTCGACACGCGCAACTTTGCCGACGAAAAGGTAAAAATAATGAAGAGTATTCTCAAGCCTGGAGCCAGCAGTGGCCTCCACACCCATGAGGGGAACTGCGAAGTGATGTATATCCTCAAGGGCGAACTCACGTATCATTACGACGGTAAGACAGAGGTGGCGCACGCAGGACAGGTGCATTATTGTCCGATGAACCACAATCATTATTTTGAAAATCTCACCACTGAAGATGCAGAATACTTGGCCATTGTCCCTGAACATCATTAA
- the coaW gene encoding type II pantothenate kinase: MSIVIGIDVGISTTKIVGVNEQGVVTNPFRIKATDPITSLYGAFGKYLHDNKIKLEEVEQIMLTGVGSAYIDEDIYGRPTGKAQEFIADGLGARYESKLKRMIVVSMGTGTSLVKCDGNDIRHIGGIGIGGGTLQGLSRIMLKTDDIRQVASLAMNGDISKINLLIGDISAKPLPGLPMNATASLFSNAKTNATREDIAIGLIHMVLQAVGSSTILSSLESGIKDFVLIGNLTLLPQCKDVFPAMEKLYGVHFRIPKYSEFCTAIGAALSYIQER; encoded by the coding sequence ATGAGCATTGTTATTGGTATAGATGTAGGCATCAGTACAACGAAAATCGTAGGTGTCAACGAGCAAGGAGTGGTGACAAATCCCTTCCGCATCAAGGCCACCGACCCCATCACCTCACTTTATGGAGCCTTTGGGAAGTATCTTCACGACAATAAAATCAAACTCGAAGAGGTCGAGCAGATTATGCTTACAGGCGTTGGTTCGGCCTATATCGATGAAGACATCTACGGACGTCCAACGGGCAAGGCACAGGAGTTTATTGCCGATGGATTAGGTGCACGCTATGAAAGCAAACTCAAACGCATGATTGTTGTCAGCATGGGAACAGGCACAAGTCTTGTCAAATGCGATGGCAACGACATACGCCATATCGGTGGTATAGGCATTGGAGGAGGGACACTTCAAGGCCTTAGCCGTATCATGCTCAAGACGGATGACATCAGACAGGTGGCGAGTTTGGCCATGAATGGCGACATTTCGAAAATCAATCTGCTCATCGGTGACATCAGTGCCAAACCGCTTCCGGGACTTCCCATGAATGCCACGGCAAGTCTTTTCAGCAATGCCAAGACCAATGCCACACGCGAAGATATCGCTATCGGACTCATCCATATGGTGCTTCAAGCCGTAGGTTCAAGTACAATTCTCAGCAGCTTGGAAAGCGGCATCAAGGACTTTGTGCTCATTGGCAACCTCACTCTGCTGCCTCAATGCAAGGATGTTTTCCCCGCAATGGAGAAACTTTACGGCGTCCATTTCCGCATTCCGAAATACAGCGAGTTCTGTACAGCTATCGGGGCTGCCCTATCCTACATCCAAGAACGATAG
- a CDS encoding glycoside hydrolase family 10 protein has protein sequence MNKKLLFSLLFLCTLLHALQAQPKREVRAVWLTTIGGLDWPHNYSQHKLSMEKQKQELRNILNKLQKAGINTVLLQTRIRGTVIYPSDYEPWDGCLSGFPGTSPGYDALQFAIEECHKRGMELHAWVVTIPVGKWNTLGCKRLRQRFPNLIVKIGEDGYMNPEKSQTGDYLSQICREITERYDIDGIHLDYIRYPETWKIKVSGDQGRAYITGIVTKIHDAVKSVKPWVKMSCSPIGKADDLARYWSHGWNARTKVLQDAQNWLRDGLMDELFPMMYFKDNNFYPFAIDWQEQSQGKIIVPGLGIYFMSPREKNWSLMDITREMHVTRSLGMGHAFFRSKFFTDNLKGIYDAVLNDIDRQPALVPAMTWANATKPQKPTLLAVKNDRIEWRKCNGLTYNIYSSHTWPVDISKAENLMLGRQEIGCLTIPDDPSHYYAITAMDRYGNESEEVQCQNRTKESHNKLIPNDGKRAILPEWTRENDGLIMLSDLHGNLIRRLPHRENTVNIEQVANGFYQLRSLNEKGISHRLGYIMVKRF, from the coding sequence ATGAATAAGAAACTTCTTTTTTCCCTGCTTTTTCTTTGTACGCTCTTACACGCTCTCCAGGCCCAGCCCAAACGCGAAGTGAGGGCCGTCTGGCTGACAACTATCGGCGGACTTGACTGGCCACACAACTATTCCCAGCACAAGTTGTCAATGGAAAAGCAAAAACAGGAACTTCGAAATATCCTCAACAAACTCCAGAAGGCAGGCATCAACACCGTGCTTTTGCAGACACGCATCCGTGGAACGGTCATCTATCCGTCTGACTATGAGCCTTGGGACGGTTGCTTGAGTGGCTTTCCCGGTACCTCACCGGGCTACGATGCACTTCAGTTTGCCATTGAGGAATGCCACAAACGAGGCATGGAACTCCATGCCTGGGTAGTCACTATTCCCGTAGGAAAGTGGAATACTTTGGGCTGCAAACGCCTGCGACAACGCTTTCCCAACCTTATCGTGAAGATTGGAGAAGACGGATATATGAACCCCGAAAAGTCACAAACAGGTGACTATCTCTCACAGATTTGCCGGGAAATCACCGAACGCTACGACATCGACGGTATCCACTTAGACTATATCCGCTATCCTGAAACATGGAAAATCAAGGTCAGCGGTGACCAAGGACGAGCCTATATCACGGGCATTGTGACAAAGATTCATGATGCCGTGAAGTCTGTAAAGCCGTGGGTGAAGATGAGTTGTTCACCCATTGGAAAAGCTGATGATCTGGCAAGATACTGGAGTCATGGCTGGAATGCACGCACCAAAGTGTTGCAGGATGCCCAGAACTGGCTGCGCGACGGACTGATGGATGAACTCTTCCCCATGATGTATTTCAAGGACAACAACTTCTACCCGTTTGCCATAGACTGGCAGGAACAGTCGCAAGGAAAAATCATTGTGCCCGGTCTCGGCATCTATTTCATGTCGCCACGTGAAAAGAATTGGAGCCTCATGGATATCACCCGCGAAATGCATGTCACGCGCTCTTTAGGCATGGGACACGCCTTTTTCCGAAGCAAGTTCTTCACCGATAACCTCAAAGGTATCTATGATGCTGTCCTCAACGACATTGACAGGCAACCCGCACTCGTGCCTGCAATGACATGGGCCAACGCCACAAAACCACAGAAGCCGACCCTTCTTGCTGTGAAGAACGACCGCATTGAATGGCGGAAATGCAACGGACTCACCTATAATATATACAGCAGCCACACGTGGCCTGTTGACATTTCAAAGGCCGAAAACCTGATGCTTGGCCGCCAGGAAATTGGTTGTCTCACCATTCCCGATGATCCTTCGCATTATTATGCCATTACTGCCATGGACAGATATGGTAACGAAAGCGAAGAAGTGCAATGCCAGAACCGAACCAAAGAGAGCCACAACAAACTCATTCCCAATGACGGCAAGCGCGCCATTCTGCCCGAGTGGACCCGTGAAAACGATGGTCTCATCATGCTCAGCGACCTGCATGGCAACCTCATCCGACGCTTGCCACACCGTGAAAACACGGTGAACATCGAGCAGGTGGCCAATGGTTTCTACCAATTGCGAAGCCTCAACGAAAAAGGCATAAGCCACAGGTTGGGATATATCATGGTGAAAAGATTTTAG
- a CDS encoding riboflavin synthase — protein MFSGIVEEMATLVAMTKDKENIDFTLKCSFTDELKIDQSIAHNGVCLTVVSMENDTYTVTAMKETLDRSNLGLLQIGDKINIERSMLMNGRLDGHIVQGHVDRTAKCIGMRDADGSTYFTFEYPLDKAMAKKGYFTVDKGSVTVNGVSLTVCEPTENTFTVAIIPYTRANTNFHDIQVGSVVNIEFDILGKYIARLQTL, from the coding sequence ATGTTCAGTGGTATCGTTGAAGAAATGGCTACACTTGTAGCGATGACGAAAGATAAAGAAAACATTGACTTCACGCTGAAATGCTCGTTCACAGACGAACTGAAGATTGACCAGAGCATCGCTCACAACGGTGTCTGCCTCACAGTGGTAAGCATGGAGAACGACACCTACACGGTGACGGCGATGAAAGAGACCCTCGACCGCTCCAATCTCGGCCTGCTTCAAATAGGCGATAAGATCAACATCGAACGTTCAATGCTCATGAACGGACGCCTCGACGGACACATCGTGCAAGGCCATGTAGACCGGACTGCCAAATGCATTGGCATGCGTGATGCCGACGGAAGCACCTATTTCACCTTTGAATATCCACTTGATAAGGCCATGGCCAAGAAGGGATACTTCACGGTTGACAAGGGTTCGGTTACGGTAAACGGAGTTTCTCTCACGGTCTGTGAGCCTACAGAAAACACATTTACGGTGGCCATTATCCCCTATACGCGTGCCAACACCAATTTCCATGACATTCAGGTAGGCAGTGTTGTCAACATAGAGTTCGACATTCTCGGAAAGTATATCGCACGGTTGCAGACCCTGTAA
- a CDS encoding TolC family protein — MDMNLRHLVIAAACVALPVQLSAKSWTLKACIDYAMQNNITLQKNRLTKVSATEDIKESQAALLPSLSFSTSQNVSYNPWPQSNSSIVAGNRVQSSVDKAYYNGSYSLSTNWTVWNGNRNHNQVKLNKYAEQQADLTVATYANSLTEQISQLFVQILYSDEAIKVNRESLATSTKNEERGKEMFNVGKMSKADLAQLTAQRAQDEYAVVQAESNLKEYKRQLKQLLQLTNGEDFDVTVPETTDEMALEQIPTLNSVYDQAVAMRPEIKNAELGVESSELNIKIAKALRLPTVGVSAGVSTNTTSMNKSGWDRQMKNNFTLGGGINISVPLFDNRQAKTAVTKAQIQRQNYLLDLKDKQTALYSAIENYWLQANNNQSMFKSARISTESAKESYNLLSEQFRLGLKNIVELMNGKDQLLKAEQNELQSKYLAILNINMLKFYEKGSIK; from the coding sequence ATGGATATGAATTTGAGACATCTTGTCATCGCAGCTGCATGCGTGGCACTCCCTGTACAACTCTCAGCAAAAAGCTGGACATTGAAAGCCTGTATTGACTATGCAATGCAGAATAACATCACGCTTCAGAAAAACCGTTTGACGAAAGTGTCAGCCACAGAAGATATCAAGGAGAGCCAGGCTGCCCTCCTGCCCTCGCTTTCTTTCTCCACTTCGCAGAATGTTTCCTACAATCCCTGGCCTCAATCCAACAGCTCTATTGTTGCAGGAAACCGCGTGCAGAGCAGTGTCGACAAAGCATATTACAATGGCAGTTATTCGCTCAGCACAAACTGGACGGTGTGGAACGGTAACCGCAACCACAATCAAGTGAAGCTGAACAAATATGCCGAACAGCAGGCCGACCTCACCGTTGCAACCTATGCCAACTCACTGACCGAACAGATTTCACAGCTCTTCGTACAGATTTTATACTCTGATGAGGCTATCAAGGTGAACCGGGAAAGCCTTGCCACAAGCACGAAAAACGAGGAACGGGGCAAGGAAATGTTCAATGTCGGCAAGATGAGCAAGGCTGATTTGGCACAACTTACCGCACAACGGGCACAAGACGAGTATGCCGTTGTGCAGGCAGAAAGCAATCTGAAAGAATACAAACGCCAACTGAAACAGCTGCTTCAACTGACAAATGGTGAGGACTTTGATGTCACTGTGCCCGAGACCACCGATGAAATGGCCTTGGAACAGATACCTACACTCAACAGCGTTTACGACCAGGCAGTGGCTATGCGCCCTGAAATCAAGAATGCAGAATTAGGTGTTGAAAGCAGCGAACTCAACATCAAGATAGCCAAGGCACTGCGCTTGCCCACCGTGGGCGTGTCTGCAGGCGTGAGCACCAATACCACCTCAATGAACAAGAGCGGTTGGGACAGGCAGATGAAAAACAACTTCACATTAGGCGGAGGCATTAATATCAGTGTGCCACTCTTTGACAACCGACAGGCTAAGACAGCCGTCACCAAAGCCCAGATACAGCGACAGAACTATCTGCTCGACTTGAAAGACAAACAGACGGCACTCTACTCCGCCATTGAGAACTATTGGTTGCAGGCCAACAACAATCAAAGCATGTTCAAAAGTGCAAGGATAAGCACTGAAAGTGCTAAGGAAAGCTATAATCTGCTGAGTGAACAGTTCAGACTTGGACTGAAGAATATCGTCGAATTAATGAACGGAAAGGATCAATTACTGAAAGCAGAGCAGAACGAACTGCAAAGCAAATATCTGGCAATCCTCAACATCAACATGCTCAAGTTTTATGAAAAAGGAAGCATAAAATAG
- a CDS encoding HAD family hydrolase, whose product MTYQTYIFDLDGTLLDSLTDLELSCNYALRANGMPERTLEEVRMFVGNGVKKLMERAVPNGLANPLFDKTYQDFRQHYMIHNLDHTHPYAGVEEMLQKLIASGKHVAVVSNKFYAATQELVAHFFGKKISVAIGERENIRKKPAPDTVNEALRQLGADRETAVYIGDSDVDIMTAKNSGMPCISVLWGFRSRQFLIAHGAATFVEKPSEILDI is encoded by the coding sequence ATGACATATCAGACATATATTTTCGATTTAGACGGTACACTTTTGGATTCACTTACCGATCTTGAACTGAGCTGTAACTATGCACTTCGTGCGAATGGTATGCCCGAACGTACGCTCGAAGAAGTGAGGATGTTTGTCGGTAACGGTGTGAAAAAGCTTATGGAACGCGCAGTTCCCAATGGTCTTGCTAATCCTTTATTTGATAAAACCTATCAGGATTTCCGCCAACATTATATGATTCACAACCTTGATCATACGCATCCCTATGCAGGTGTTGAGGAAATGCTTCAGAAGTTGATTGCTTCAGGGAAGCATGTTGCCGTGGTCAGCAACAAATTCTATGCGGCAACGCAGGAGCTTGTGGCTCATTTCTTTGGCAAAAAGATTAGTGTAGCCATCGGCGAACGCGAGAATATCCGCAAGAAACCGGCTCCCGACACGGTGAATGAAGCCTTGAGACAGTTAGGTGCAGACCGCGAAACAGCTGTCTATATCGGTGACAGTGATGTCGATATTATGACTGCCAAGAACAGTGGAATGCCCTGTATCAGTGTGTTGTGGGGCTTCCGAAGCAGACAGTTTCTCATTGCGCATGGTGCTGCTACCTTTGTAGAGAAGCCGTCTGAAATATTGGATATTTGA
- the mltG gene encoding endolytic transglycosylase MltG, whose product MNKNFKKKYFIPALGCIVVIVGVVYYYFFSAFSTKHETEYVYIDNDDNIDSVYSKLEPFASKHGMCTFKTLARHFDYEKKIKTGRYAINSSDGALKVFRHMRNGLQTPVNLTIPSVRTMSKLADEVSKRLMIDSTELYKALTDEATCRKYGYDTATIACMFIPNTYDIYWNISINKFLERMQKESKKFWNIERMQKAKQLNLTPNQVITLASIIDEETANNAEKPMIAGMYYNRLMLRNAEYPQGMPLQADPTIKFAWKRFELKRIYNNLLHIQSPYNTYKHPGLPPGPIRIPSVAGIDAVLNRVHHDYLYMCAKEDFSGTHNFARTYDEHMKNAEKYSKALNKKGIK is encoded by the coding sequence ATGAATAAAAATTTCAAGAAAAAGTACTTCATTCCCGCCCTTGGCTGTATTGTAGTCATTGTGGGAGTGGTTTATTATTATTTCTTCTCTGCTTTCTCAACGAAGCACGAGACTGAATATGTCTACATTGATAATGACGACAACATTGACTCTGTATATAGCAAATTGGAGCCTTTTGCATCAAAACACGGCATGTGTACCTTCAAAACATTGGCCCGCCACTTTGATTACGAGAAGAAAATCAAGACAGGTCGCTATGCTATCAACAGCAGTGACGGTGCATTAAAAGTCTTCAGACACATGAGAAACGGTCTCCAGACACCGGTGAACCTGACTATTCCAAGTGTCAGAACCATGAGTAAGCTGGCTGACGAGGTATCTAAGCGGCTCATGATTGACAGCACAGAACTCTACAAGGCACTCACTGACGAGGCAACTTGCCGTAAGTATGGCTATGACACAGCCACTATTGCCTGCATGTTCATACCGAACACCTACGACATCTATTGGAACATATCAATTAATAAGTTCTTGGAACGTATGCAGAAAGAGAGCAAGAAGTTCTGGAATATCGAGCGTATGCAGAAGGCCAAGCAGTTAAATCTCACCCCCAACCAGGTCATCACGTTAGCCAGCATCATTGATGAAGAGACGGCTAACAACGCTGAAAAGCCCATGATTGCCGGCATGTATTACAACCGACTCATGCTCCGCAATGCTGAATATCCACAGGGAATGCCACTGCAAGCCGACCCAACCATTAAGTTTGCATGGAAGCGTTTCGAACTCAAGCGCATTTACAATAATCTGCTACATATCCAAAGTCCCTACAACACTTACAAGCATCCGGGACTTCCTCCAGGGCCTATTCGCATTCCATCGGTTGCAGGTATTGATGCCGTTCTCAATCGCGTGCATCATGACTATCTGTACATGTGTGCCAAAGAAGACTTCAGTGGCACACACAACTTCGCCCGCACGTATGACGAACACATGAAGAATGCTGAAAAATATTCAAAGGCTTTAAACAAAAAAGGTATCAAATAA